In a genomic window of Aeromicrobium panaciterrae:
- a CDS encoding alkane 1-monooxygenase: MTIQATVDGVDIQWRDSKRYLWLMGAIIPLIPMAMWGLYAWTGSTVSWYFGPFFVFVLIPIADAIAGIDRDNPPDEVIDALEEDRYYRWVTYAFIPVQIAGLIWGAYLLGGGTLPGIDDPLTVAQKIGLALGLGMVAGIGINTAHELGHKKEEYERWFARVALAQTFYGHFFIEHNRGHHVRVATPEDPASGRLGETVWEFMPRTVWGSLKSAWELEKKRFARQKKSHWSIKNDLFNAWMFSVVLWGGLTVAFGPEILPYLALQAIAGIWLLESVNYLEHYGMKRQLLESGRYERVNPSHSWNSNNIGTNVLLYHLQRHSDHHANPTRRYQALRDFKEAPVLPTGYAGMIVLSWVPQIWRSVMDKRVMRHYDGDLSLANVHPRTAAKYARKYAA, translated from the coding sequence ATGACGATCCAGGCAACTGTCGACGGAGTCGACATCCAATGGCGTGACAGCAAGCGTTATCTGTGGCTGATGGGCGCGATCATTCCGCTCATCCCCATGGCCATGTGGGGCTTGTACGCGTGGACCGGCTCGACCGTGTCGTGGTACTTCGGCCCGTTCTTCGTCTTTGTGCTGATCCCGATCGCCGATGCCATTGCGGGTATCGACCGCGACAACCCGCCTGACGAGGTCATCGACGCGTTGGAGGAGGACCGCTACTACCGCTGGGTCACGTACGCGTTTATCCCCGTGCAGATCGCTGGCCTCATCTGGGGCGCCTACTTGCTCGGTGGCGGCACCCTGCCCGGCATCGACGACCCACTGACCGTCGCCCAGAAGATCGGCCTCGCCCTCGGCCTTGGCATGGTTGCAGGCATCGGCATCAACACGGCTCACGAGCTCGGACACAAGAAGGAGGAGTACGAGCGCTGGTTCGCCCGCGTTGCACTCGCGCAGACCTTCTATGGACACTTCTTCATCGAGCACAACCGCGGCCACCACGTACGCGTCGCCACGCCTGAAGACCCGGCGAGCGGCCGCCTCGGCGAGACCGTCTGGGAGTTCATGCCTCGTACGGTGTGGGGCAGCCTCAAGAGCGCCTGGGAGCTGGAGAAGAAGCGCTTCGCCCGCCAGAAGAAGAGCCACTGGTCGATCAAGAACGACCTGTTCAACGCCTGGATGTTCTCCGTCGTCCTGTGGGGCGGACTCACGGTCGCATTCGGCCCCGAGATCCTCCCCTACCTGGCGCTGCAGGCGATTGCCGGAATCTGGCTGCTTGAGTCGGTCAATTACCTCGAGCACTACGGCATGAAGCGCCAGCTGCTGGAGTCCGGCCGCTACGAGCGGGTCAACCCGAGCCACAGCTGGAACAGCAACAACATCGGCACGAACGTGCTGCTCTATCACCTGCAGCGCCACAGCGACCATCACGCGAACCCGACGCGCCGCTACCAGGCGTTGCGCGACTTCAAGGAAGCTCCGGTCCTTCCGACGGGTTATGCAGGCATGATCGTTCTCTCGTGGGTGCCGCAGATCTGGCGCTCCGTGATGGACAAGCGCGTCATGCGCCACTACGACGGTGACCTCAGCCTCGCCAATGTTCACCCGCGCACAGCCGCGAAGTACGCGAGGAAGTACGCAGCATGA
- a CDS encoding rubredoxin, translated as MSQFICPNCEYVYDEDKGDPREGWPAGTPFAEVDADWTCPDCGVREQVDFVPIEEFDHNDQDGNIIAAETRAKKEQS; from the coding sequence ATGAGCCAGTTCATCTGCCCCAACTGTGAGTACGTGTACGACGAGGACAAGGGCGATCCTCGCGAAGGCTGGCCCGCCGGCACTCCGTTCGCGGAGGTCGACGCCGACTGGACATGCCCGGACTGTGGCGTACGCGAGCAGGTCGACTTCGTGCCGATCGAAGAGTTCGATCACAACGACCAGGACGGCAACATCATCGCTGCGGAGACGCGCGCCAAGAAGGAACAGTCATGA
- a CDS encoding rubredoxin, with amino-acid sequence MKRWECQQCGFIYDEAEGWEEENIPPGTKWEDIPDDWTCPDCGAAKADFTMLELV; translated from the coding sequence ATGAAGCGGTGGGAGTGCCAGCAGTGCGGCTTCATCTACGACGAGGCTGAAGGTTGGGAAGAAGAGAACATTCCACCCGGCACGAAGTGGGAAGACATCCCTGACGACTGGACCTGCCCCGACTGTGGTGCAGCCAAGGCGGACTTCACGATGTTGGAGCTGGTCTGA
- a CDS encoding FAD-dependent oxidoreductase codes for MRTVIVGAGIAGVSAAGALRASGREGEIVLVGDEPELPYRRPPVSKEIVRGEKTTDEIRIKKAEWFADQQITLRTGVTVTSIGDGTVELDGERLSYDQLLLATGGRARNPWDALGIRTLRSVADVPRLQFEMAAGKHLIVVGAGLIGSEIAASARGLGCEVTLLETANVPLPRLLPPELAQMYVDLHKAEGTDLHTNVTVESITDEGETVVRADDGRSWSGPVVVVAVGMEPNVSLAEQVGLAIAPAEDGGGILVDEFGHTSASGIFAAGDVANQPNLVLGGRHRVEHWQGAQNHGASVGKNMAGLELPFAEVPWCWSDQYGHTLQVVGWPLATHELVVRGSLAEHDFTAYLLEDGVVRGAVAMGRPGEIRTARTWIADGARLEDVLA; via the coding sequence ATGCGGACTGTCATCGTCGGTGCGGGTATCGCGGGAGTCAGTGCTGCTGGCGCACTCCGAGCGTCAGGTCGTGAGGGCGAGATCGTCCTCGTCGGCGATGAACCCGAGCTGCCCTATCGGCGACCGCCGGTCTCCAAGGAGATCGTCCGTGGTGAGAAGACGACGGATGAGATCCGTATCAAGAAGGCGGAGTGGTTCGCTGACCAGCAGATCACCCTGCGCACCGGCGTGACGGTCACCTCGATCGGCGACGGCACTGTCGAGCTCGATGGTGAACGGTTGTCATACGACCAGCTGCTGCTGGCCACGGGCGGCCGCGCACGCAACCCGTGGGACGCGTTGGGCATCCGTACGCTCCGGTCGGTTGCTGACGTTCCGCGCCTCCAGTTCGAGATGGCTGCCGGCAAACACCTCATCGTGGTTGGCGCCGGCTTGATCGGCTCGGAGATTGCTGCCAGTGCTCGCGGCCTCGGGTGCGAGGTCACGCTCCTCGAAACAGCCAATGTGCCGCTGCCGCGCTTGCTCCCGCCGGAACTGGCTCAGATGTACGTCGATCTGCACAAGGCTGAAGGCACTGACCTTCACACCAACGTGACCGTCGAGTCGATCACTGACGAAGGCGAGACCGTCGTACGCGCCGATGACGGGCGATCCTGGTCTGGACCGGTCGTGGTGGTTGCGGTCGGCATGGAGCCCAACGTCTCCCTCGCCGAGCAGGTGGGTCTCGCGATCGCCCCGGCTGAGGACGGCGGTGGCATCCTGGTCGACGAATTCGGTCATACGTCTGCCTCGGGCATCTTCGCTGCCGGCGATGTCGCCAACCAGCCGAATCTCGTGCTGGGTGGTCGCCACCGTGTCGAGCACTGGCAGGGCGCGCAGAACCACGGCGCGTCCGTCGGCAAGAACATGGCTGGCCTGGAACTGCCGTTCGCCGAGGTCCCGTGGTGCTGGTCCGACCAGTACGGCCACACGCTGCAGGTTGTCGGTTGGCCACTCGCGACACACGAGCTCGTCGTACGCGGCTCGCTCGCTGAACATGACTTCACTGCCTACCTTCTGGAAGACGGCGTCGTACGAGGTGCAGTGGCGATGGGCCGTCCTGGCGAGATCCGTACGGCCCGCACCTGGATCGCTGACGGTGCCCGGCTCGAGGACGTGCTCGCATGA